The proteins below are encoded in one region of Oncorhynchus masou masou isolate Uvic2021 chromosome 15, UVic_Omas_1.1, whole genome shotgun sequence:
- the LOC135556102 gene encoding putative nuclease HARBI1, whose protein sequence is MKAQNCVFLSALTMACPFVRDVVDEEALVLRRAFRRERVFRDRLDPLAFPDDHLYERYRFSADGIRYLCRLLGPRIKHRTARSHALSVEQMVCVALRFFASGAFLYPVGDAEQLNKATICRTIRSVCLAIKALADVFISFPGHRRLCDIKEEFYRIAGFPNVIGAVDCTHIRIKAPSGAHEADFVNRKSFHSINVQMVCNADCVISNVVAKWPGSVHDSRIFRASEIYHKVNSLVCCWETGGMAASLFS, encoded by the exons atgaaggcccaaaattgtgtgttcctttctgctctgacaatggcatgcccattcgtgcgagatgtggtggatgaagaagcacttgtgctgaggagagccttcaggcgagaaagggtcttcagggaccggttggacccactggccttccctgatgaccatctatatgaaagatacaggttttctgcagatggcatcaggtatctatgcagactactgggtcccaggattaagcaccgcactgcacggagccatgcactgagtgtggagcaaatggtttgtgtggccttgcgcttttttgctagtggagccttcctgtacccagtgggggatgcagaacagctgaacaaggccacaatttgccgcacaataaggagtgtgtgtctggctatcaaagcattagcagatgtcttcatctccttccctggccacagaagactctgtgacatcaaagaggagttctataggattgcag gtttccccaatgtcattggtgcagtggactgcacacacataaggataaaagccccctcaggtgcccatgaggccgattttgtgaataggaaatcctttcacagcattaatgttcag atggtctgcaatgctgactgtgtgatcagcaatgttgtggcaaaatggcctggctcagtccatgactccagaatctttcgggcctctgaaatctatcacaag gtgaattctctggtgtgttgctgggagacagggggtatggctgccagccttttctcctga